The following proteins come from a genomic window of Synechococcus sp. NB0720_010:
- a CDS encoding FAD-dependent monooxygenase, translated as MPQRSTTSPQTLRARVNGAGPTGTLSALALADAGWQVELCDPLTAAALRERNRAYALTHSSQSLLQRLGLWDALLPALAPFRRLELCDRATHLQVPFTAADLPWLGGDQPVGWILQHQDLMGVLLEAVQHQTSIHSRLGLTPVPSPLGVDLVVAADGHRSPTRQAAGIGQWALPYRQGCLTVQVCLRGSAPDQAWELFRPEGPFAVLPLGGDAFQLVWSAPLSRLRQLEQLDAVAFLDALSGALPEELQAEVLLDQPRAFPVALELAWPLAHRGTVAIGEVAHRCHPVGGQGLNLCWRDVDQLHRLARRCATGRLRPSALPGAYGRSRVLDIALVLFATDALVRLFSNRFAPLLPVRRLALLALGRLGWMRQLSLRAMSEGPCRLWRT; from the coding sequence GTGCCCCAGCGCAGCACCACATCGCCTCAAACCCTGCGCGCTCGGGTGAATGGCGCCGGCCCGACCGGGACGCTGAGCGCCTTGGCCCTGGCGGATGCGGGCTGGCAGGTGGAGCTCTGCGATCCCCTCACAGCTGCGGCACTGCGGGAACGGAATCGGGCCTACGCCCTGACCCATTCCAGCCAGAGCTTGTTGCAACGGCTTGGACTCTGGGATGCCTTGCTGCCGGCCCTGGCGCCCTTTCGCCGCCTGGAACTCTGTGATCGGGCCACGCACCTGCAGGTTCCCTTCACAGCAGCTGATCTCCCTTGGCTTGGGGGCGATCAGCCCGTCGGCTGGATCCTGCAGCACCAAGATTTGATGGGAGTGCTGCTGGAGGCGGTGCAGCACCAGACGTCGATCCACTCGCGCCTCGGGCTGACTCCGGTGCCCTCTCCCCTGGGGGTGGATTTGGTGGTGGCGGCCGATGGCCATCGCTCCCCTACCCGCCAGGCTGCTGGCATTGGCCAATGGGCCCTGCCCTATCGACAGGGCTGTCTGACGGTGCAGGTGTGTCTGCGCGGCTCCGCCCCAGATCAGGCCTGGGAGCTGTTTCGCCCGGAGGGGCCCTTTGCGGTTCTTCCCTTGGGCGGAGACGCGTTCCAGCTGGTTTGGAGTGCGCCGCTTTCGCGTCTGCGCCAGCTGGAGCAGCTCGATGCGGTTGCCTTCCTCGATGCCCTGAGCGGCGCCCTGCCGGAGGAGCTGCAGGCCGAGGTGCTGCTGGATCAACCCCGGGCCTTCCCCGTTGCTCTGGAGCTGGCCTGGCCCTTGGCCCACCGCGGCACGGTTGCCATCGGTGAGGTGGCCCATCGCTGCCACCCGGTCGGCGGACAGGGCCTGAACCTCTGCTGGCGCGATGTCGATCAGCTCCATCGCTTGGCCCGCCGCTGCGCCACGGGCCGTCTGCGGCCGAGCGCCCTTCCTGGGGCCTACGGGCGTTCCCGCGTCCTCGACATCGCCCTGGTGCTGTTCGCCACCGATGCCCTGGTGCGCCTGTTCTCCAATCGGTTTGCTCCGCTGCTGCCCGTGCGCCGTCTGGCGCTTCTGGCCCTCGGCCGCTTGGGCTGGATGCGTCAGCTCAGCCTGCGGGCGATGAGCGAAGGACCTTGCCGCCTCTGGCGGACCTGA
- the dapB gene encoding 4-hydroxy-tetrahydrodipicolinate reductase has product MTQAAASKPISVVVAGALGRMGAEVIKTVVAAPDCQLVGAVDTTPGKEGADVGLELGLGELEVAITSDFEGTLCQASQAVRNDGPGQGAVLVDFTHPSVVYEHTRAAIAYGVHPVIGTTGLSPEQLGELAQFAAKASVGGAVIPNFSVGMVLLQQAAAAAARFYDFAELTELHHNRKADAPSGTCIKTAELMEELGKSFNPLQVEEHETLSGCRGGQRESGLRLHSIRLPGLVAHQEVMFGAAGETYTLRHDTIDRSAYMPGVLLTARKVRQLDGLVYGLERLL; this is encoded by the coding sequence ATGACCCAGGCTGCCGCCAGCAAGCCCATCTCCGTTGTGGTGGCCGGCGCCTTGGGCCGGATGGGAGCGGAGGTGATCAAGACCGTCGTGGCGGCGCCCGACTGCCAATTGGTGGGTGCGGTGGACACCACCCCAGGCAAGGAAGGGGCCGATGTGGGTCTGGAGCTCGGCCTCGGTGAACTGGAGGTCGCGATCACCTCTGATTTCGAAGGAACCCTCTGCCAAGCGAGTCAGGCCGTCCGCAATGACGGGCCGGGTCAGGGGGCGGTTTTGGTGGATTTCACGCACCCTTCGGTGGTTTACGAGCACACCCGTGCCGCCATCGCCTACGGCGTCCATCCCGTGATTGGCACCACGGGCCTCAGCCCTGAGCAGCTGGGCGAGCTGGCCCAATTCGCCGCCAAGGCCTCCGTCGGCGGTGCCGTCATCCCCAACTTTTCTGTGGGCATGGTGCTGCTGCAGCAGGCCGCAGCTGCGGCAGCCCGCTTCTATGACTTTGCGGAGCTCACCGAGCTGCACCACAACCGCAAGGCTGATGCGCCGAGCGGCACCTGCATCAAGACCGCCGAGCTCATGGAGGAGCTCGGCAAGAGCTTCAACCCGCTTCAGGTGGAAGAGCACGAAACACTCTCCGGTTGCCGGGGCGGTCAGCGGGAGAGTGGCCTGCGGCTGCACTCCATCCGTCTACCCGGCCTTGTGGCCCATCAAGAGGTGATGTTTGGCGCGGCCGGCGAGACCTATACGTTGCGCCACGACACGATCGATCGGTCGGCCTACATGCCCGGCGTCCTGCTGACGGCCCGCAAGGTCCGGCAGCTCGATGGCCTGGTTTACGGGCTGGAGCGCTTGCTCTAA